ACGGCGCCCGGTGCGACGTCTACGACCACACGGTCAACGTCTACGGCACGGACCAGGAGACCGGCTTCGCGCGGCGGCCGCTGGACAACGGCGGCATCCAGTACGGGCTCGCCGCGCTGCAGGGCGGCACCATCACCGTCGACCAGTTCCTCGACCTCAACGAGCAGGTCGGCGGCTACGACCAGGACGGCGGCTTCCAGGAGGCGCGGACCCAGGCGGACCTGCCCGCGGTCGCGGCGGCATACCGGACCGGGCGGCTGACCAACGGCGGTGGCGGGCTCGCCAGCACCCCGATCGTGGACTACCGCGCCTACTTCGACGACCAGCCGAACGGCGACATCCACGTGCGCTACCACACCAACTCCATGCGGGAGCGGCTGCGCGCGGCCAACGGGTCGGTCGTCAACCACGTGAGCCTGCTCGAGGACGACCGCCACGGGCTCTTCAGCACCGGCAGCCCGCTGCTGCAGCACGGCTTCACCCAGATGGACGCCTGGCTGAGCGGGCTGGACCTCGAGGGCGAGCGGCCGACGCTGGACGAGATCGGCGCGGCCCGGCCGGAGGCGCTCGTCGAGGGCTGCCAGACGCGGGACGAGGACCCGGGCTTCGTCGCCGAGACGCTGGACCGCGACCCCGAGGGCACGTGCGAGCAGCTCTACCCCTCCGCCAGCTTCCCGCGCGAGGTCGCGGGGGAGTCGGTGAAGGCGGACGTCATCGACTGCCGGACGACCGAGCCGGCGCGCGGCGACTACCCGGAGATGAGCGACGAGCAGTGGACGCGGCTGGGCGAGGTCTTCGCCGACGGCGTGTGCGACTACTCGGTGCCCGGGGTGGAGCAGCAGGGCCTGGCCGGGACCTGGCTGCGCTTCTGAGGGGTATGCCGTGCCGTGGCCGGCCGGGTCGTCCGCTCAGGACGTGCCTGGCCGGCCACCGGCCTCGGCGATCTGCCTGATGCGGTCGAGCGTCACGGGGATGCCCTCGTGCGCGGCGCGGGTGCGGACCTCGATCTCGTGCTCGGCCCGGTCGCCGTGCTTCTCGCGGAACATCTCGAGCCCGGCGGGCAGGAACTCCCACGACTCGGTGAGCCGGGTGCCGTCCTCGACCGGGTCGAGGGTGAAGCCCCAGCGGACGAAGGCGCCGCCGACGAGCCAGGCGAACTCGCGGCCACGGTCGGCGGCGACCACCTCGCTGCGGGTCTCCCAGGTGCGCTCGGGCGTCTCGTTGCGGCCGGTGAACCAGTCGCCGACCTCACCGGTGGCGCCCTCGTCCCACCAGCAGCCGGTGCAGATCGGGCTCCACTCGCCGGTCCGGGTGACGTCGGAGACCAGGTCGTAGAGGTCCTCCGGGGTGGCGTGGACGGTGACCGACTCCGTGTGGGTGAGTGAGCTCATACCGCGATCGTCGCAGACGTGGCCCACTCACCCCCGTGGCGCCTCACCGCGCGGGCGTCCGGTCACGCTCCTAGCGTGGAGGGATGCGAGCACTCACATGGCAAGGACTCCAGGACGTCTCCGTCCAGGAGGTCCCCGATCCCGTCCTGCAGGACCCGACCGACGCGATCGTCCGCGTCACCTCGACCGCGATCTGCGGCTCCGACCTGCACCTCTACAACGTGCTGGCGGCCTACCTGCACCCCGGTGACGTCCTCGGGCACGAGTTCATGGGCGTCGTCGAGCAGGTGGGCAGCGCCGTCGACACCCTCGAGGTCGGCGACAAGGTCATCGTGCCGTTCAACATCAGCTGCGGGAAATGCTGGATGTGCGAGCGCGGCCTCTTCGCCCAGTGCGAGACCACGCAGAACGTCGACCAGGGCAAGGGCGCGAGCCTCTTCGGCTACACCGACCTCTACGGCGCGGTGCCCGGCGGGCAGGCCGAGCTGGTGCGGGTGCCGCACGCGGACTTCGGGCCGGTGCGGGTGGACCCGGCGTTGGCCGACGAGCGCGTGCTCTACCTCACCGACATCCTCCCCACCGCGTGGCAGGGCATCGAGTATGCCGACGTGCCCGAGGGCGGCACCCTCGCCGTCATGGGTCTCGGGCCGGTCGGGCAGCTCGCCGTGCGCGCGGCCCGGCACCGTGGCCTGCGGGTCATCGGCGTCGACCTCGTCCCGGAGCGCAACGCGCTCGCGGCCCAGTGGGGCGCCGAGGTCGTGGACCTGGCGTCGACGAAGGACGTGGGCGGAGCCATCCGTGACCTGACCGACGGGCGGGGCGCCGACGGCGTCCTCGAGGCGGTCGGCATGGAGGCGCACGGCAGCCCCGTGCTGGGCGCCGCGGTGTCGGCGGCCAAGCGGCTGCCCAAGCCGCTCGCCCGGGCCGCCATCGAGACCGCGGGGGTAGACCGGCTGGC
This genomic window from Serinicoccus chungangensis contains:
- a CDS encoding zinc-dependent alcohol dehydrogenase, whose protein sequence is MRALTWQGLQDVSVQEVPDPVLQDPTDAIVRVTSTAICGSDLHLYNVLAAYLHPGDVLGHEFMGVVEQVGSAVDTLEVGDKVIVPFNISCGKCWMCERGLFAQCETTQNVDQGKGASLFGYTDLYGAVPGGQAELVRVPHADFGPVRVDPALADERVLYLTDILPTAWQGIEYADVPEGGTLAVMGLGPVGQLAVRAARHRGLRVIGVDLVPERNALAAQWGAEVVDLASTKDVGGAIRDLTDGRGADGVLEAVGMEAHGSPVLGAAVSAAKRLPKPLARAAIETAGVDRLAALHASIDAVRRGGTVSISGVYGGMADPMPMMELFDKGVQMRMGQCHVRRWTDELYELVSGAEDVLGLEDLATHRVPLEQAPEMYKTFNDKQDHCLKVVLTP
- a CDS encoding SRPBCC family protein — its product is MSSLTHTESVTVHATPEDLYDLVSDVTRTGEWSPICTGCWWDEGATGEVGDWFTGRNETPERTWETRSEVVAADRGREFAWLVGGAFVRWGFTLDPVEDGTRLTESWEFLPAGLEMFREKHGDRAEHEIEVRTRAAHEGIPVTLDRIRQIAEAGGRPGTS